In one Alteribacter lacisalsi genomic region, the following are encoded:
- a CDS encoding SprT family protein encodes MGNEELQKLVENISQSSFGKPFAHKAVFNARLKTTGGRYMLQSHNIEMNPAQLERFGQEEFIRIIKHELCHYHLHIEGKGYQHRDADFKKLLAEVGGSRYCKTIPGARRQSKVRHVYACAGCKAEFVRRRQIDVKRYVCGRCKGQLKKIKTFSRENID; translated from the coding sequence ATGGGTAATGAAGAACTTCAAAAGCTTGTTGAAAATATTTCACAATCGTCCTTTGGGAAACCTTTCGCTCATAAGGCTGTATTTAATGCCCGGCTGAAAACAACAGGCGGCCGTTATATGCTCCAGTCCCACAATATTGAAATGAATCCCGCTCAGCTTGAGCGGTTTGGCCAGGAAGAATTTATCCGGATTATTAAACACGAACTCTGCCATTACCACCTTCATATCGAAGGAAAGGGATATCAGCACAGAGATGCAGACTTCAAGAAACTTCTTGCGGAAGTAGGCGGATCAAGGTACTGCAAAACGATCCCCGGCGCCAGAAGGCAGTCCAAAGTCAGGCACGTTTATGCATGTGCAGGCTGTAAAGCAGAATTCGTCCGGAGAAGGCAGATCGATGTTAAACGCTATGTATGCGGAAGATGTAAAGGACAGTTAAAAAAGATAAAAACATTTTCCCGAGAAAACATTGACTGA
- the cmpA gene encoding cortex morphogenetic protein CmpA: MPGWLKKQLKEAYLNKDRRRIKVLNQCWFYYKSNNSAT, from the coding sequence ATGCCCGGCTGGCTGAAAAAACAGCTTAAAGAAGCATACCTGAATAAAGACCGGAGGCGGATCAAAGTCCTTAATCAGTGCTGGTTTTATTATAAGAGCAATAACAGCGCAACGTAA
- a CDS encoding Tex family protein has translation MEWTQESETLLTQVTASVELRKDRVKNVIDLSEEGNTVPFIARYRKEMTGGMDEDQIRAILKEWEYANSLATRKEEVIRLIGEQDKLTPELKKQIEKAGRLQEVEDLYRPYKQKRRTKATVAKERGLEPLASWLLSLPSSGDPMEEAAKYADPEKEVPDAEAALQGARDIISEVIADDAEVRKQARALTHRNGWFESKVKDEEADEKGIYEMYYTYEEEVRKIVPHRVLAMNRGEKEKILKVGIRPPKENILSYIEKRYLKSQTSASEQIRLALEDGYKRLIEPAVEREIRKEATEKAEKQAIHIFSENLRNLLLQPPLKDRKVLAVDPAYRTGCKLAVVDDIGKVLDIKVIYPTPPKSEVEKSRSVVTQLVNKHDVDVIAIGNGTASRETEQFIADTIKQIDKQVFYVIVNEAGASVYSASKLAKEEFPELQVEERSAVSIGRRLQDPLAELVKIDPKSVGVGQYQHDVSQTQLNDQLTFVVETVVNQVGVNVNTASSSLLQYVAGLSKAVAVNIVKRREEEGKFESRAELKKVPRLGAKTYEQAIGFIRIPDGRQPLDGTGIHPESYAVTKEIMSRFDIKPGDLGTMEAKEKLSSVNAESLAAELGIGIPTLKDILDALVRPGRDPRDDVPAPILKSDVLSMEDLNRGMELQGTVRNVVDFGAFVDIGVKQDGLVHISKLTNRFVKHPMEVVSVGDIVTVWVNDVDLKKGRIALTMLEPEKQTT, from the coding sequence ATGGAGTGGACGCAGGAGTCAGAAACACTGCTCACGCAGGTAACAGCATCAGTTGAACTGCGAAAAGACAGAGTAAAAAACGTTATTGATTTGTCCGAAGAAGGAAACACTGTTCCTTTTATCGCGCGATACAGAAAAGAAATGACAGGCGGAATGGATGAAGATCAGATCCGTGCCATTTTAAAAGAATGGGAATACGCAAACAGCCTGGCGACCCGTAAAGAAGAGGTGATTCGGCTAATCGGTGAACAGGATAAACTCACGCCGGAACTGAAAAAACAGATCGAAAAAGCGGGGCGTCTTCAGGAAGTGGAAGACCTTTACCGTCCCTATAAACAGAAACGCCGGACGAAGGCAACAGTGGCAAAGGAAAGAGGTCTTGAACCGCTCGCCAGCTGGTTATTATCACTGCCGTCTTCAGGGGATCCGATGGAAGAAGCCGCGAAGTACGCAGACCCTGAAAAAGAGGTTCCCGATGCGGAAGCAGCACTTCAGGGGGCAAGGGATATTATAAGTGAAGTCATTGCAGACGATGCAGAGGTCCGTAAGCAGGCACGTGCCCTGACGCACCGGAACGGCTGGTTTGAATCAAAGGTTAAAGACGAAGAAGCGGACGAAAAAGGCATTTACGAGATGTACTATACATACGAAGAGGAAGTCCGGAAAATCGTTCCTCACCGCGTGCTTGCCATGAACCGCGGTGAAAAGGAAAAAATTCTGAAGGTGGGCATCCGTCCTCCTAAAGAAAACATTCTAAGTTACATTGAGAAGCGCTACCTGAAATCACAGACCTCTGCATCCGAGCAGATCCGCCTAGCGTTGGAGGACGGCTATAAGCGTCTCATTGAACCGGCTGTGGAGCGGGAAATCCGTAAAGAAGCGACAGAAAAAGCGGAAAAACAGGCGATCCATATTTTCTCTGAGAATCTGCGCAACCTGCTTTTGCAGCCGCCGTTAAAGGACCGGAAAGTTCTTGCGGTCGATCCAGCCTACCGGACGGGCTGTAAACTGGCCGTGGTGGATGACATCGGGAAAGTCCTTGATATTAAAGTGATCTATCCGACCCCGCCTAAGAGTGAAGTGGAAAAAAGCCGAAGTGTGGTCACCCAGCTCGTCAATAAGCACGATGTAGACGTGATCGCAATCGGAAATGGGACTGCCTCCCGTGAAACAGAACAGTTTATCGCTGATACGATTAAGCAGATCGATAAACAGGTGTTTTACGTAATCGTAAATGAAGCAGGAGCAAGTGTGTACTCAGCATCCAAGCTTGCAAAAGAGGAGTTCCCGGAGCTGCAGGTTGAAGAACGGAGTGCTGTCTCGATCGGGCGCCGGCTTCAGGACCCGCTCGCAGAGCTTGTGAAAATTGACCCGAAATCAGTTGGCGTTGGACAATATCAGCATGATGTGAGCCAGACGCAGCTCAATGATCAGCTGACATTTGTTGTCGAAACGGTTGTAAACCAGGTCGGTGTAAACGTAAATACGGCATCATCTTCTCTGCTGCAGTATGTGGCCGGTTTGTCCAAAGCGGTCGCAGTCAATATAGTTAAGCGAAGAGAAGAGGAAGGGAAGTTTGAGAGCCGTGCGGAGCTGAAAAAAGTTCCCCGTCTCGGAGCGAAAACGTATGAGCAGGCGATCGGCTTTATTCGGATTCCTGATGGCAGGCAGCCGCTGGATGGTACAGGAATCCACCCGGAAAGTTATGCTGTCACCAAGGAGATCATGTCCCGCTTTGACATTAAGCCTGGCGATCTTGGGACAATGGAAGCGAAAGAGAAGCTTTCTTCCGTTAATGCGGAAAGTCTTGCCGCGGAACTGGGTATCGGTATCCCAACATTGAAGGATATTCTGGATGCCCTGGTGCGTCCGGGCCGCGACCCTCGTGATGATGTGCCGGCTCCGATTCTAAAATCCGACGTACTCTCGATGGAGGATTTGAACAGAGGCATGGAGCTTCAGGGAACCGTCAGAAACGTGGTTGATTTCGGAGCATTCGTTGATATCGGTGTAAAACAGGACGGGCTCGTCCATATTTCGAAGCTGACGAACCGCTTTGTTAAACACCCGATGGAGGTTGTTTCTGTCGGGGATATTGTAACGGTCTGGGTCAATGATGTAGATCTGAAAAAAGGCCGTATCGCATTAACAATGCTTGAGCCGGAAAAACAGACAACGTGA
- a CDS encoding SpoIIE family protein phosphatase, producing MIKHHQLDDMEVTSFHTAKKGNWCSGDAYYISSDDDYVICAVADGLGSGEEAMEASSAVIRCIEEHEDESVEELMARCNNVLLNTRGAVLTIIKLDIPSKEIVYSNIGNIGCIFYPPSGKLVRPIPSRGYMSGRRQKFKSQRIQYEKGTTFILYSDGLRFDPVFHAFMNGMPSTEKAMQQVIDSMTDQSDDTTILIGKVAPEN from the coding sequence ATGATTAAACACCACCAATTAGATGATATGGAAGTTACGTCGTTTCATACAGCCAAAAAAGGCAATTGGTGTTCAGGGGATGCCTACTACATCTCAAGTGACGATGATTATGTGATCTGTGCCGTTGCAGACGGACTCGGAAGCGGGGAAGAAGCAATGGAAGCTTCTTCGGCAGTTATACGCTGTATTGAAGAACACGAGGATGAGAGTGTCGAAGAATTGATGGCCCGGTGTAATAACGTGCTCTTGAACACGAGAGGTGCTGTCCTGACCATTATCAAGCTTGATATTCCCTCTAAGGAAATTGTCTACAGCAATATCGGAAATATCGGCTGCATTTTTTACCCTCCCTCAGGAAAACTCGTGCGTCCCATCCCTTCCCGGGGCTACATGTCAGGACGCAGACAGAAGTTTAAATCCCAGCGTATTCAATATGAAAAAGGCACAACCTTTATTCTATATTCAGATGGTCTGCGTTTTGATCCTGTCTTTCACGCTTTTATGAACGGCATGCCGTCAACAGAAAAAGCGATGCAGCAGGTAATCGACAGCATGACGGATCAATCTGATGATACAACAATCTTAATCGGGAAGGTGGCTCCGGAAAACTGA
- the sigB gene encoding RNA polymerase sigma factor SigB codes for MATESQHRQRSNKEYVYEWIEEFQKTGDEEVQTKLVLEYEGLVHSLARKFSKGQRHDEDLTQVGMIGLIAALRRFDPSFARSFESFAVPTIVGEIKRFIRDKTWSVHVPRRIKELGPKIKAAVEELTIDLQRSPRVEEIAGHIGVSEEEVLETMEMGKSYQALSVDRSIEADDEGSAVTLLDLVGSTEEGYEKTDQQMLLEKAFHVLTEREKQILYLTYFDNLSQKETGEKLGISQMHVSRLQRRALQKLRESIRTEPSECL; via the coding sequence ATGGCAACGGAATCTCAACATCGGCAACGCAGTAACAAGGAATATGTTTATGAATGGATTGAGGAATTCCAAAAGACAGGTGATGAAGAAGTTCAAACGAAACTTGTTCTGGAATACGAAGGACTCGTCCATTCCCTCGCCCGTAAATTTTCCAAGGGTCAGCGCCATGATGAAGACCTGACACAGGTTGGAATGATTGGCCTGATCGCCGCCCTCCGCCGTTTTGATCCATCTTTTGCCCGGAGCTTTGAATCTTTTGCAGTACCAACGATTGTCGGTGAAATTAAACGTTTCATCCGGGACAAGACCTGGAGCGTGCACGTACCGAGAAGAATTAAGGAACTCGGACCGAAGATTAAAGCTGCCGTAGAAGAACTTACGATTGATCTTCAGCGTTCGCCGCGTGTAGAGGAGATTGCCGGTCACATCGGCGTTTCCGAAGAGGAAGTACTGGAAACGATGGAGATGGGCAAAAGCTACCAGGCGCTTTCTGTAGACCGGTCCATTGAAGCTGACGATGAAGGCAGTGCGGTTACGCTGCTCGATCTTGTCGGTTCGACAGAAGAAGGATACGAGAAAACAGATCAGCAGATGCTTCTGGAAAAAGCCTTTCACGTTCTGACCGAACGGGAAAAGCAGATTCTTTATCTGACCTATTTCGATAACCTCAGTCAAAAGGAAACAGGTGAAAAACTCGGAATTTCTCAGATGCATGTGTCGCGCCTGCAAAGGAGAGCACTTCAGAAGCTGAGAGAATCAATCAGAACTGAACCGTCGGAGTGTTTATAA
- the rsbW gene encoding anti-sigma B factor RsbW, which yields MSTSSDFIEIKLPAKPEYVGVVRLTVSGIANRLGYSYDDIEDIKIAVAEACTNVVNHAYKNTKDDQAVMTVGCGVHEDRMEIMVADQGESFDVDKLKKNLGPVSGDQPVEELKEGGLGLFLIETLMDKVEISGDSGVVIVMTKSLHRDEVEQNGNGISTSATQ from the coding sequence ATGAGTACCAGTTCTGATTTTATCGAAATCAAACTCCCGGCTAAACCGGAGTATGTTGGTGTGGTCCGTCTTACGGTTTCGGGGATTGCGAACCGTCTCGGCTATTCCTATGACGATATAGAAGATATCAAAATTGCGGTAGCAGAAGCGTGCACGAACGTGGTGAACCACGCTTATAAGAATACAAAAGATGACCAGGCAGTGATGACAGTCGGCTGCGGCGTGCATGAGGACCGGATGGAAATCATGGTAGCAGACCAGGGCGAGAGCTTTGATGTGGATAAACTAAAAAAGAATCTCGGTCCGGTAAGTGGGGACCAGCCGGTTGAGGAGCTCAAGGAAGGGGGTCTTGGCCTCTTTTTAATTGAAACCCTGATGGATAAAGTCGAGATCAGCGGGGATTCAGGGGTCGTTATCGTAATGACTAAGTCCCTTCATAGAGATGAGGTGGAGCAGAATGGCAACGGAATCTCAACATCGGCAACGCAGTAA
- a CDS encoding STAS domain-containing protein, with translation MNLQIEIKENTDESYVSLSGEIDVYTVPKLKEELLPLTEEQNKTIIVNLSGVHYIDSTGLGVFIGALKSTDQSGSHLKITGVNSRVQRLFTITGLDEVIDIEVNEREEA, from the coding sequence ATGAATCTTCAGATCGAGATAAAAGAGAACACAGATGAAAGCTACGTATCCCTTAGCGGGGAAATTGATGTTTATACAGTACCAAAACTTAAAGAAGAATTGCTCCCTTTAACCGAAGAACAGAACAAGACCATTATTGTGAACCTTTCGGGCGTTCATTATATAGACAGTACTGGACTCGGTGTATTTATCGGCGCGCTTAAATCAACCGATCAGAGCGGAAGCCACCTTAAAATTACCGGAGTGAACAGCCGTGTTCAGCGCCTGTTCACGATCACTGGCCTCGATGAAGTGATTGATATCGAAGTTAATGAAAGAGAGGAGGCGTAA
- a CDS encoding PP2C family protein-serine/threonine phosphatase yields MEKTKLSMYQLYKDMLDNYLKSKSEHALYAAQQFSKEMMEKDMSPEEMVSLHMSVFQEMVPELPEQVVDSFDLLLEVMIGYGLAYREHQSLKDRQRQLESELNVAAKMQQTLLPDEHIDASGIDFGVISVPAGKMSGDYYHYIQDDHGSIGLAVADVIGKGVPAAMCMSMIKYAMESIPEERLQPAGLLESLNRVVERNIDSNMFITMVYGSYDTRNHRFYYAGAGHEPGFYYAAAQDTFEELTTKGLVLGLSQKVTYDEYVKDVQPGDFFVLLSDGVTECRTEGDFIEREQITDMIRKYQHLPAQDIVNRVYRDLEKMQDFQLRDDFTLLILRRNV; encoded by the coding sequence TTGGAGAAAACAAAACTTTCCATGTACCAGCTCTATAAAGATATGCTGGACAACTATCTTAAAAGCAAAAGTGAACATGCCCTGTATGCAGCACAGCAATTCAGTAAAGAGATGATGGAAAAAGACATGTCTCCTGAAGAAATGGTGAGCCTGCATATGTCCGTTTTTCAGGAAATGGTGCCGGAACTGCCTGAGCAGGTGGTTGATTCTTTTGACCTCCTCTTAGAGGTCATGATCGGCTACGGACTCGCCTATCGCGAGCATCAAAGCCTGAAAGACCGCCAGCGTCAGCTGGAGTCGGAGCTGAATGTGGCTGCGAAAATGCAGCAGACGCTTCTTCCGGATGAACATATCGATGCCTCTGGAATTGATTTTGGTGTGATCAGCGTACCGGCCGGAAAAATGAGCGGCGATTATTATCATTATATTCAGGACGATCACGGCAGTATCGGACTGGCTGTTGCGGACGTCATTGGTAAAGGCGTTCCTGCAGCGATGTGTATGTCGATGATTAAATACGCGATGGAGAGTATTCCCGAGGAGCGCCTGCAGCCTGCGGGGCTGCTTGAAAGTCTCAACCGCGTGGTGGAACGGAACATCGACAGCAATATGTTCATTACGATGGTTTACGGCTCTTATGATACGAGAAACCACCGTTTCTATTATGCTGGTGCAGGTCACGAACCTGGATTTTATTATGCCGCTGCCCAGGATACATTTGAAGAACTTACAACCAAAGGCCTCGTGCTCGGTCTGTCCCAGAAAGTCACCTACGATGAGTACGTTAAAGATGTACAGCCTGGTGACTTTTTCGTGCTGCTTTCAGACGGGGTAACCGAATGCCGTACCGAAGGCGATTTTATTGAAAGAGAACAGATTACCGATATGATCCGGAAATATCAGCATCTTCCGGCCCAGGATATTGTGAATCGGGTATACCGCGATCTTGAAAAAATGCAGGATTTTCAGCTCCGTGACGATTTCACATTACTGATTCTGAGAAGAAACGTTTAA
- a CDS encoding anti-sigma regulatory factor: MQVQTHVDIHSEWGIVAARQAGRKLAREIGFGSVDQARVTTAISELARNIYLYANKGQIHIEEVTVSGKRGIKIIASDEGPGIKDIRRVMEDGYTTSGGLGAGLPGVKRLMDEFKIDSEPDEGTTITAVKWLR, encoded by the coding sequence ATGCAAGTCCAAACCCATGTTGATATTCATAGTGAGTGGGGGATCGTGGCTGCTCGGCAGGCAGGTCGGAAATTAGCCCGAGAGATCGGGTTTGGATCTGTTGACCAGGCAAGAGTCACTACAGCGATATCCGAACTTGCGAGAAATATCTACCTATATGCGAACAAAGGACAAATACACATTGAAGAAGTCACCGTATCCGGCAAGCGGGGCATCAAGATTATCGCTTCAGATGAAGGGCCCGGGATCAAGGACATTCGACGCGTAATGGAAGACGGCTACACCACTTCAGGAGGACTTGGAGCAGGGCTGCCCGGCGTGAAACGTCTGATGGACGAGTTTAAGATTGATTCAGAACCGGATGAAGGGACAACCATTACTGCCGTTAAGTGGCTCCGTTAA
- a CDS encoding STAS domain-containing protein, with translation MRIPILKLHDYLLISVQVDLDDQTALQFQEDVLNKIHQEGSRGVVIDLTSVDMIDSFIAKVLGDVVDMSNLMGARVVLTGIQPAVAITLIDMGIVLEEVPTALDLEQGLDRLQQELEG, from the coding sequence ATGAGAATTCCGATTCTAAAACTGCATGATTACCTGCTGATATCTGTTCAGGTTGATCTTGATGATCAGACAGCCCTTCAGTTTCAGGAGGATGTTTTAAATAAAATTCACCAGGAAGGCTCCCGCGGTGTTGTGATCGATCTTACGTCCGTTGATATGATCGACTCCTTTATCGCCAAGGTGCTTGGTGATGTGGTGGATATGTCCAACCTGATGGGCGCGCGTGTAGTTCTCACCGGTATTCAGCCGGCAGTAGCGATTACTCTTATTGATATGGGTATTGTGCTGGAAGAAGTGCCGACGGCCTTAGATCTTGAGCAGGGGTTAGACAGACTCCAGCAAGAATTGGAGGGGTGA
- a CDS encoding RsbT co-antagonist protein RsbRA, with translation MNQQIRELIHDHKSTITDEWMKEVEKFREDDYLQSISDTVYQNTNSEFVDMLFKTVGQEGEGVADSIRNYTDRLIQLGWPLNYIIRGMQEFRKVAVETLIRHDDQTRDIEFYQEVEDWVDEIVNILVGHYSGSWENTVFLQKMALKELSAPLIPVFDNISVMPLIGTIDTERAKQIMENLLTGVIEHRSQVVLIDITGVPVVDTMVAHHIIQASEAVRLVGAKCILVGIRPEIAQTIVNLGIDLGKFPTKSTLKKGIESALEMTSHQIVEIEE, from the coding sequence ATGAATCAGCAGATCAGAGAGCTCATTCACGACCATAAATCTACCATAACCGATGAGTGGATGAAGGAAGTAGAAAAATTTCGCGAGGACGACTATCTCCAGAGTATTTCTGATACGGTGTATCAGAACACAAACAGCGAATTTGTGGACATGCTCTTTAAAACTGTAGGTCAGGAAGGCGAAGGTGTGGCGGATTCCATCCGGAACTACACAGACCGCCTGATCCAACTCGGCTGGCCACTGAACTACATTATCAGGGGCATGCAGGAGTTCAGAAAAGTTGCTGTTGAAACGCTGATCCGTCATGATGATCAGACGAGGGATATCGAATTCTACCAGGAAGTGGAAGACTGGGTGGATGAGATCGTCAATATCCTCGTCGGACATTATTCCGGTTCCTGGGAAAATACGGTTTTCCTTCAGAAAATGGCGCTCAAAGAACTGTCTGCTCCGCTGATCCCTGTTTTTGATAATATAAGCGTAATGCCGTTGATCGGCACGATCGATACGGAGAGGGCAAAACAGATTATGGAGAACCTCCTTACCGGGGTCATTGAACACCGCTCCCAGGTGGTGCTGATTGACATAACCGGCGTTCCTGTTGTCGATACGATGGTTGCACACCACATTATTCAGGCATCAGAAGCCGTAAGACTGGTAGGCGCAAAGTGCATTCTCGTCGGTATTCGTCCGGAGATTGCCCAGACGATTGTGAATCTGGGGATTGATCTCGGCAAGTTCCCGACAAAAAGCACATTGAAAAAAGGAATTGAATCCGCTCTGGAAATGACTTCGCACCAAATCGTAGAGATAGAGGAATGA
- a CDS encoding type II toxin-antitoxin system PemK/MazF family toxin has product MIVKRGDVYFADLSPVVGSEQGGVRPVLIIQNDIGNRFSPTVIVAAITAQIQKAKLPTHVEINAKRYGFDRDSVILLEQIRTIDKQRLTDKITHLDDDMMTRVNDALMISLGLIDF; this is encoded by the coding sequence TTGATTGTCAAACGCGGTGACGTTTATTTTGCGGACCTATCACCCGTCGTTGGTTCCGAGCAAGGAGGCGTTCGCCCGGTTTTAATCATCCAGAATGATATCGGCAACCGTTTCAGTCCTACCGTGATTGTCGCTGCAATCACCGCTCAGATTCAAAAAGCCAAGCTTCCCACTCATGTGGAGATTAACGCGAAGCGCTACGGCTTTGACAGGGATTCCGTAATTTTATTGGAACAAATACGAACGATAGACAAACAGAGACTTACAGATAAGATCACGCATCTTGACGATGATATGATGACACGGGTCAATGATGCACTGATGATCAGCCTCGGCTTAATTGATTTTTAA
- a CDS encoding CopG family ribbon-helix-helix protein codes for MSEENTKRIMVSLPQHLVNELDGMLEKEDANRSEVIHQATKMYLRERKKSKIRETMQQGYMEMAKINLNIATEAFLVEEEAEHTLDRLVSGV; via the coding sequence GTGTCCGAAGAGAACACAAAAAGAATTATGGTGAGTTTACCACAGCATCTAGTGAACGAATTGGACGGAATGCTTGAAAAAGAAGACGCCAACCGAAGCGAAGTCATTCATCAGGCGACGAAGATGTACCTGCGCGAACGGAAGAAGAGCAAGATCCGTGAAACGATGCAGCAGGGCTACATGGAGATGGCCAAAATTAATTTAAACATTGCGACGGAAGCCTTTCTTGTTGAGGAGGAGGCAGAGCACACTCTGGATCGCTTAGTTAGTGGGGTGTAA
- the alr gene encoding alanine racemase yields MGKGHAFYRDTWAEVNLNAIENNVRAISRGLPAEAGFMAVVKANAYGHGAVDVARTALHAGASTLGVAILDEALALRHAGIEAPILVLGYVRPEDAPLAVRYNITLTVFQADWIKEAASQIKPGTGSLKCHLKVDTGMGRIGLRTEEEGDALAWEVKAHDGLFLLEGIYTHFATADEIDDAYIREQHSRFAHFLEWFKNRTGIKHPVVHSANSATALRYKDYAYTLVRVGISMYGLVPSEEIAGEITVPLEEAFSLHSRITHVKRLEKGEAVSYGATYRAEKSGEWIATIPIGYADGWIRANAAGGEVLVDGRRAPIVGRICMDQMMVKLPDKVERGTKVTLIGRQGSSMISADEVACRLGTINYEIPCMISYRVPRAIYRDGALVHLHNEVF; encoded by the coding sequence TTGGGGAAAGGACATGCGTTTTACCGTGATACATGGGCGGAAGTAAATTTGAATGCCATTGAAAATAACGTACGTGCCATCAGCAGAGGACTGCCGGCGGAGGCTGGTTTTATGGCGGTTGTAAAAGCGAACGCTTACGGTCATGGAGCTGTGGATGTTGCCCGCACAGCACTTCATGCCGGAGCATCCACGCTCGGCGTAGCCATCCTGGACGAAGCGTTGGCGCTCAGGCATGCGGGAATTGAGGCGCCGATCCTTGTTCTCGGTTACGTCCGTCCGGAAGACGCGCCGCTTGCCGTCAGGTACAACATCACGCTGACGGTATTTCAGGCCGATTGGATAAAGGAAGCAGCATCACAGATAAAACCGGGTACCGGATCGCTGAAGTGCCATCTTAAGGTGGATACGGGAATGGGCCGCATCGGTCTTCGCACAGAAGAAGAAGGAGATGCCCTCGCCTGGGAAGTAAAAGCACACGACGGACTCTTTCTCCTCGAAGGCATCTATACTCACTTTGCCACGGCTGACGAAATTGATGATGCCTATATCCGTGAGCAGCACAGCCGTTTTGCCCATTTTCTGGAGTGGTTTAAAAACCGCACCGGAATAAAGCACCCGGTTGTGCACAGTGCCAACAGTGCCACGGCGCTCCGTTACAAAGACTACGCCTACACGCTCGTTCGTGTAGGAATCTCCATGTACGGTCTCGTCCCTTCCGAAGAGATCGCCGGAGAAATTACTGTGCCCCTTGAAGAGGCGTTCTCCCTTCACAGCCGTATCACCCATGTAAAGAGGCTCGAAAAAGGGGAAGCGGTCAGTTACGGCGCCACCTACCGCGCTGAGAAAAGCGGAGAATGGATCGCAACAATACCAATCGGATACGCAGACGGCTGGATTCGAGCCAATGCTGCCGGCGGAGAAGTGCTGGTGGATGGAAGACGGGCACCGATTGTCGGGAGAATATGCATGGATCAGATGATGGTGAAATTGCCTGACAAGGTGGAACGGGGGACGAAAGTGACGCTGATCGGCCGCCAGGGAAGCAGTATGATCTCAGCTGACGAAGTTGCCTGCAGGCTGGGAACGATCAATTATGAAATCCCGTGTATGATCAGCTACCGTGTGCCCCGGGCCATTTACCGTGATGGAGCACTCGTGCATCTTCATAATGAAGTCTTTTAA